The nucleotide window GCCCTGTATGCGCTGATCGAGGCGCCCATGCGCCTGTGGCTGCAACACGTCGACAAACCCCTGAGTGCGCGCCAGGAACACGCGGTGATTCTCGAGGCGATTCGCGCAGGCGACGCGCAGCAGGCCGAGGCGGTGGTGCGCGAGCACATCGAAGGCACCGTTCCGGAATTGATCAGCTTTCTGCAAACAGCCAAATAAACCAAGAAACGGGCCCTGAGCCCTGTGAATCTTCCAAGGGAGTTGACGATGCGTATATCCAGTCTTGCTGCGGCCCTGTGCATGGCCGCCGTGTTGCCCCAGGTGCAGGCCGCCGAACAGGAGCTGAAGTTCTACAACTGGTCCGACTACATTGCCCCCGACACCTTGAAGAACTTCGAGCAGGACAGCGGCATCAAGGTCCAGTACGACATCTTCGACACCAACGAAATGCTCGAGGCCAAGATGTTGTCCGGGCATTCGGGGTATGACCTGGTGGTGCCGTCGAGCCAGTTTCTCTCCAAGCAGATCCGCGCCGGCGCCTACCAGCCGTTGCAGCGCAACCTGCTGGGCAACTGGAAACACCTCGACCCGCGCCTGATGCAGCGCCTGGAAGCCGCCGATCCTGGCAACAAGTACGCCGTGCCTTCATGTCGGGGCACCGTGGCCATCGGCTTCCAGCGAGGAAAAGGTCCGCGCCGCACTGGGCGAGGACCGTGGTGCTCGAATTCCTGGTGGATGGTCTTCGACCCGGCCAACCTGGCCAAGCTCAAGAGTTGCGGCGTGGCCTTCCTTGATGCCCCGGTGAAGATCATTCCCCAGGCCTTGTTGTACCTGGGCCTGGACCCCAACAGCACCAAGCCCGACGACTACAAGAAGGCCTCGGCGCTGCTGATGAAACTCAAACCGTCGGTGACCTACTTCAACTCGTCGAAATACACCGCCGATCTCGCCAACGGTGATATCTGCGTGGCCATCGGCTATTCCGGCGACGTGATGCAGGCCCAGAGCCGGGCCAAGGAAGCCGGGAAAACCGTGGACATCCGCTACCTGCTGCCCAAGGAAGGGGTCAACCTGTGGTTCGACATGCTGGCCATTCCCAAGGATGCCGGCAACACCGTCGGTGCCCACAAGCTGATCGACTACCTGCTGCGCCCCGAAGTGATCGCCCCGGTCAGCGACTACGTGGGCTACGCCAACCCGAACAAAGACGCCACCGCGCTGATGGACCCGAAAGTCAGCAGCGATCCGGGCATCTACCCCGGTGATGACGTGATCGCCCACACCTTCGTGTCCGCCGACCTGCCGGACGCGATCCAGCGGCTGATCACCCGCGAGTGGAACCGGATCAAGTCCGGCCAATGAATTGACGAGTGTTTGCCATGTTGAATTTCTCTGCACACGAGTATCCCTATGCCTCGCAGCGCCAGAGCGTGTTCGCCCGGCGAGGCATGGTGGCCGCCTCGCAGCCGCTGGCGGCGGAGGCGGGGATCGAAATCATGCGCCAGGGCGGCAACGCCATCAATGCGGCGATCGCTACGGCGGCGGCCCTGATTGTGGTCGAACCCACCGGGTGTGGCCTGGGCGGTGACGCCTTTGCGCTGGTCTGGATCAAGGGCCAGTTGCATGGCCTGAACGCCAACGGCCATGCGCCGGCGGCGCTGAGCATCGAGGCGGTGAAGGCCGCTGGCCATGAACAGATGCCGTTGTACGGCTGGACCCCGGTCACCGTGCCCGGTTGCCCGTCGGCCTGGGCCGAGCTGTCCCGGCGGTTCGGCAAGTTGCCGTTCGCCGACCTGCTGCAACCGGCCATCAGCCTGGCGCGCGACGGCTTTCCGCTGTCGCCGGTGGTCGCCCATCAATGGCAGATCGCCCTGGACGAGTTCAGCCCCCACCGCGATGCGTTGCTCGAGCCGTGGTTCGAGACTTTCCTGATCGAAGGCCGCGCGCCGCGGGCCGGTGAGCTGTTCCGCAACCCGGCCCAGGCCCGGACCCTGGAAGAGCTGGCCGCCACGCAATGTGAAAGCCTGTACCGTGGCGCCCTGGCCCAGCGCCTGGATGCCCATTCCAAAGCCACCGGCGGTTACCTGCGGGCCACCGATCTGGCCGACTACCGGGCGCAGTGGGTCGAGCCGATCCACATCAACTACCGCGGCGTCGATGTCTGGGAAATCCCGCCCAGCGGCCAGGGCCTGGTGGCGTTGATGACGCTGAAGATCCTCGAAGGCTTCGACTTCGACCATCGCGACAGCCAGCAGACCTGGCACCGTCAGTTGGAAGCGATGAAGCTGGCCTACAGCGACGGCCTGCACTACATCACCGACCCGGAGCACATGCGCGTGGCCGTGGCCGACCTGCTCAGCGATGACTACAGCGCCCGTCGCCGCGCGCAGATCGGCGAGCAGGCGCAGCCGCCCAAGCCGGGCGACCCCCATGCCAGCGGCACGGTGTACCTGGCCTGCGCCGACGCCGAGGGCAACATGATCTCGTTCATCCAGAGCAACTACCACGGCTTTGGCTCCGGCGTGGTCCTGCCCGACAGCGGCATCGCCCTGCAGAACCGCGGCCAGGAATTCAGCCTCGATCCGGGCCATTCGAACTGCCTGGCACCGGGCAAGAAGACCTTCCACACCATCATCCCCGGTTTCCTCAGCAAGGACGGCGAGGCCCTCGGCCCGTTCGGCGTGATGGGCGGCTACATGCAGCCCCAGGGGCATGTGCAGATGGTCATGAACCTGGTGGATTTCGGCCTCAACCCGCAAGCAGCCCTGGATGCGCCGCGCTGGCAATGGCTGGGGGAAATGAAAGTCGGCATCGAGCAGGGCGCTTCCCGAGACCTGGCCAATGCCCTGGCCCGACGCGGGCATCAGGTAGAGATCGCCAGCGACCTGACCGATTACGGGCGTGGCCAGATCATCCTGCGCGACCCGGTCAGCGGCGTGCTGTGCGGGGGCACCGAACCGCGGGCGGATTCGCATATTGCGGTGTGGTAACTCCCACCTGTGACAACAACCTATGGGCTCTTCTGTGGGAGCGAGCCTGCTCGCGATGGCGGACTGTCAGGTGCCTTCTCTAAACCTGACACACCGCATCGCGAGCAAGCTCGCTCCTACAGGGGGTTGTGTGGGGCTTTACTGTCTGGCGTTCTGGCTGTGGCGGTAATCGCTGACTGACTCATACACCGCCTTGCGCAGCCGGTTGATCCCGCCAATCGGGCGGTGTGCCTCCAGGCCGAACCACGGGTTGAACGACAGGTTGTCGCATTGCAGGTTCTGCGCCGGGGTGTCGAAATCCTGGGCGGGCAGGGTGATGCGGGCCACGGTCTGGTAGGGCGAATCCGCCTCGCGCCACTCGATGCTGGTGTCTTCGATCGGCATGTATTTGTTCGCATCCTGACGCTGGATCTGCAGGACGAAACACGCCGGCACGCGGTCGGTGGACAGTTGCTGGTTCAAGGCGCTGCGCAGGAAGTTCGGCAGGTCGTGATTCTGCTTGGGCAAGGCGTAGGCCGGGCAGTTATCCGGATCCGGCGCGACCCTGAACTTGGCATTGGCCTCGCCGAACTTGTACGGCGACACGGAGAAATAGGTGGTCTGCGTCGGGCTGTCCGGCGGTGGCGAGAGGGTCGCCAGGGCGATGAACAGGTGGCGGATCTGCCAGGTGCGTGGGTCCCAGCCAGGGAAGAACGCCATGACCTTCTTGCCGTCCGCCTGCGCCGCCACATTCTGACGGTATTCGGCGACATCGCTGACAAAGAAGTTCGGGTGGCTGAACATCACGAAGTCCTGCTCGTGCAGGTCCTGGCGGTTGGCGAGCAATTGCTTGCCCGGCACGTCCAGCAGTTTGATCGCCATGCCCCGGGCATCGCGGATGCTGTCGAACTGCGGATAGGCGTTGCCGTTGGACAGGCGCAGGGTCGCTTGCCACCGTTTGCCCGGTTCGCTGAACACGCCGCGCCGCAGTTCCTGCGCCAGCTCCGGCAACACCTGCACTTCGGCCTTCACGCAGCCATGGGCCTTGGCGTGGGCATCACGCAGGTAGCGGGTGCTTTCGCGGTGTTGATCGACGATACGCACAGCGGTCTGGATTACATCCTGGGTCATCGCGGCTTCCCCGGCGGGGATCTGCTCTTGCGAAGGCACCGGGCCTCGGTGTTGCCAGGCGAACCAGGCGCTGCTCAAGGCCCAGCCGATCAGGCCGAGCACCAGCACCGTCAGCACAATCTTGCCGAGCAGCCGCCCCAGCCACAGCCAGAGTCGGGCCAGCAGCGGCAATTCCTTTTTGAACGTGGACATGATCATGGCAGTTGTGTCTCCAGCGGGCCGCCCAGCACTTTCAGGTATTCCAGCAGCGCCCAGCGCTCCTCGGGTTGCAGCAACCGGCCAATCACGCCATTGCCGCGTTCGCCGGCGCGGAATTCATGGCCGCTGTTGCGGTTGCCGGTAATGCGCGTATCGAACACGAAGCCATTTTCGAAGGCTTCCGTGCGATAGCCCAGGTGCCGTGGGTCGTACTCGAAGGTGCCCCGGTAGAAGGTGGTGGCGCGTTCATCCTGGGGCGAGAGCAATTGATAGATGCTCGGCACCGAACCATTGTGCAAAAACGGCGGTGTGGCCCACACGCCCGCCAGCGGCCGGGCCTTGTAGGCGACCATTTCGCGCACGCCGATGGGCAGGCCGAAACCGTCGAACTGCGGCTTCTCGGCCGGGGTGATGTTGGCGTCGCGATAGGCACGGTTCTCGACGAAGGCGGTGACGTAGGCCAGGCCCTTGGCCACCGACAGTTGGCTCAAGTCCAGCGGCTCCTTGGGCTCGGGGTCCAGTTTCACGTCCAGCTTCTTGAGCTCCGCCGGGTCCCATTGCAGGGCGGTCAGGTCGAAACGGTGGTTGGCGATGTTGTTCGCGGCGGTAGGGTCGGTGCCAATGACCTCGACCGGCAGCATGTGCAGATGCTGGACCCAGCGCTCGCCTTCCTGGGTCACTTTCGGCACGTGGCATCCGGCGCAGTTCTCGGTAAACAGCGCGCGGCCCTTGGCAGCCAATGGCTTGTCGATGGTGCCCAGCAGCTCCTCCGGCCAGGCCGGCGGCTTGAGTCGTTGCAGGGTTTCTTCAATCAGATGCAGGTCGCGCACCCGCACGCTGGACGGGTAGCGGTCGTCGCCCATGAGCGGCTGGCGGTTGTCGTCGAAGAAATTCAGCGTGGCCCCCACACCCAGGGCTTCGCCGATGTTGCGCGCCATGGGTTGCTGCGCCGAGCCATTCCACTGCACCCAATCGAAGGTCCACATGTCCCACAGTTGCGGGTAGTCCACCGGTGCGTTGGCCACCCGGTAGTTGGCCGGGGAAATCGCGTCGCCGAAACTGGCGTTGGCAATGCGCCCGAACGCATCGGTACGGCCAGGGCCTTCCTGCGTTGGGTAGAGGCCCCGATGGGTATCGTTCCAGGCCACCTTGAGGAAGGTATCGAGGGACTGCTTGAAGTCCTTGCGCAGTTGTTGGTGTTGCGCGTCGTAGCCCTGGCCCAGCACGTTGCGGGCGAACCGTTCGAACTTCCACGGGTTGTAGTAAGTCGACGCCAGACTGGCCACCAGGGCCTGTCCGAAACTGCCACCGCGCAGTGTCGGAACACTGGAGGGCAACACATGTTGCGCGGTACCGCCGTCAATGCGGATGGCCTGGTCCTTGAAGCGCAGCTCGCCGGTGTGGCAGGCCGAGCAGGTAATATCCAGAAACTCATCTTTACTGCCGGGATTTTGATGCCGGGCGAAGCCCACGGGCAGGTTGCCGGGGTTGTCGGGCGTGGCTTTCTGACCGGGGTCGATCAGGAAACCGAAACGTGCCATGTACTCCGGCGCGGCGAATCGTCGCTCCGAGAAGGGCAGTTCGAGGGCGGTGAACCACTCGTAGCGCAGGCCTTTGACTTGCGTGCCCTGGGGGGTGAAATAGTAGGTCTGGCGGTCGCTCGCGCTCCACTGCTCCAGGTAGTGCACCTGTTGCGCGGGCGTCCACTGCGGCAGTCTGGGGTTGGCGACGTAGTACAGGACCACCGCCAGGGCGATACCCAGCAGTGCCACGATCAGAATCAGCAGTCGGTAAAAGAGGCGCAAGTTAACTATCCTTGTCGAGTTATCCCTCCCTTATGCCTGAGCTGCAAACTTGCGGCAAGTGGCCATTACTCTAAGGGTGATGCAGGTCAGTCAAGTTGATGAGGCCTGGATGACAGAAGCTTCATCTTCGGATTGCTTAAATGCGTTACAACTCCTGAACTTATCAGCCGTATCCGGCTCTCATGCCGGTAGCCATTGGTCGTGGCCGCCTGATAAGCTCGCGGCTTTACTCGATTGCCCTTTTGGCGCATGAACAAGGAAATAGCATGAAACAGCATCGGTTGGCGGCGGCGGTGGCCCTGGTTAGCCTGGTACTCGCGGGTTGTGACTCGCAGA belongs to Pseudomonas sp. MYb118 and includes:
- a CDS encoding FCD domain-containing protein — encoded protein: ALYALIEAPMRLWLQHVDKPLSARQEHAVILEAIRAGDAQQAEAVVREHIEGTVPELISFLQTAK
- a CDS encoding polyamine ABC transporter substrate-binding protein translates to MRISSLAAALCMAAVLPQVQAAEQELKFYNWSDYIAPDTLKNFEQDSGIKVQYDIFDTNEMLEAKMLSGHSGYDLVVPSSQFLSKQIRAGAYQPLQRNLLGNWKHLDPRLMQRLEAADPGNKYAVPSCRGTVAIGFQRGKGPRRTGRGPWCSNSWWMVFDPANLAKLKSCGVAFLDAPVKIIPQALLYLGLDPNSTKPDDYKKASALLMKLKPSVTYFNSSKYTADLANGDICVAIGYSGDVMQAQSRAKEAGKTVDIRYLLPKEGVNLWFDMLAIPKDAGNTVGAHKLIDYLLRPEVIAPVSDYVGYANPNKDATALMDPKVSSDPGIYPGDDVIAHTFVSADLPDAIQRLITREWNRIKSGQ
- a CDS encoding gamma-glutamyltransferase family protein, whose translation is MLNFSAHEYPYASQRQSVFARRGMVAASQPLAAEAGIEIMRQGGNAINAAIATAAALIVVEPTGCGLGGDAFALVWIKGQLHGLNANGHAPAALSIEAVKAAGHEQMPLYGWTPVTVPGCPSAWAELSRRFGKLPFADLLQPAISLARDGFPLSPVVAHQWQIALDEFSPHRDALLEPWFETFLIEGRAPRAGELFRNPAQARTLEELAATQCESLYRGALAQRLDAHSKATGGYLRATDLADYRAQWVEPIHINYRGVDVWEIPPSGQGLVALMTLKILEGFDFDHRDSQQTWHRQLEAMKLAYSDGLHYITDPEHMRVAVADLLSDDYSARRRAQIGEQAQPPKPGDPHASGTVYLACADAEGNMISFIQSNYHGFGSGVVLPDSGIALQNRGQEFSLDPGHSNCLAPGKKTFHTIIPGFLSKDGEALGPFGVMGGYMQPQGHVQMVMNLVDFGLNPQAALDAPRWQWLGEMKVGIEQGASRDLANALARRGHQVEIASDLTDYGRGQIILRDPVSGVLCGGTEPRADSHIAVW
- a CDS encoding catalase family protein, producing MIMSTFKKELPLLARLWLWLGRLLGKIVLTVLVLGLIGWALSSAWFAWQHRGPVPSQEQIPAGEAAMTQDVIQTAVRIVDQHRESTRYLRDAHAKAHGCVKAEVQVLPELAQELRRGVFSEPGKRWQATLRLSNGNAYPQFDSIRDARGMAIKLLDVPGKQLLANRQDLHEQDFVMFSHPNFFVSDVAEYRQNVAAQADGKKVMAFFPGWDPRTWQIRHLFIALATLSPPPDSPTQTTYFSVSPYKFGEANAKFRVAPDPDNCPAYALPKQNHDLPNFLRSALNQQLSTDRVPACFVLQIQRQDANKYMPIEDTSIEWREADSPYQTVARITLPAQDFDTPAQNLQCDNLSFNPWFGLEAHRPIGGINRLRKAVYESVSDYRHSQNARQ
- a CDS encoding di-heme-cytochrome C peroxidase; its protein translation is MRLFYRLLILIVALLGIALAVVLYYVANPRLPQWTPAQQVHYLEQWSASDRQTYYFTPQGTQVKGLRYEWFTALELPFSERRFAAPEYMARFGFLIDPGQKATPDNPGNLPVGFARHQNPGSKDEFLDITCSACHTGELRFKDQAIRIDGGTAQHVLPSSVPTLRGGSFGQALVASLASTYYNPWKFERFARNVLGQGYDAQHQQLRKDFKQSLDTFLKVAWNDTHRGLYPTQEGPGRTDAFGRIANASFGDAISPANYRVANAPVDYPQLWDMWTFDWVQWNGSAQQPMARNIGEALGVGATLNFFDDNRQPLMGDDRYPSSVRVRDLHLIEETLQRLKPPAWPEELLGTIDKPLAAKGRALFTENCAGCHVPKVTQEGERWVQHLHMLPVEVIGTDPTAANNIANHRFDLTALQWDPAELKKLDVKLDPEPKEPLDLSQLSVAKGLAYVTAFVENRAYRDANITPAEKPQFDGFGLPIGVREMVAYKARPLAGVWATPPFLHNGSVPSIYQLLSPQDERATTFYRGTFEYDPRHLGYRTEAFENGFVFDTRITGNRNSGHEFRAGERGNGVIGRLLQPEERWALLEYLKVLGGPLETQLP